Proteins encoded within one genomic window of Girardinichthys multiradiatus isolate DD_20200921_A chromosome 21, DD_fGirMul_XY1, whole genome shotgun sequence:
- the ssr1 gene encoding translocon-associated protein subunit alpha isoform X1, which yields MMKFLPKLLLLLLLAFPVTILIKGPGASAQDLTEDEEAEAADEDVVDDVTAEDEDDEAEVEDDENTELTEEKDEEEEALVGEVKASPNADTTILFVKGEDFPANNIVKFLLGFTNKGPENFVVESLDASFRYPQDYQFYIQNFTALQLGTLVPPSRQATFEYSFVPAEPMGGRPFGLVINLNYKDNNGNVFQDAVFNQTVTITEREDGLDGETIFMYVFLSGLGLLVVVGLHQLLESRKRRRPAPKVETGTSSHNDVDLSWIPQETLNQIMQSRRDKASPRRSPRKRNQKRSAGSDE from the exons GACCGGGAGCGAGCGCCCAGGATCTGACCGAGGATGAGGAGGCTGAGGCTGCGGATGAAGATGTTGTTGACGATGTGACGGCTGAAGATGAGGATGACGAGGCGGAAGTAGAAGATGATGAGAACACAGAACTG ACGGAAGAaaaagatgaagaggaggaggcgTTGGTTGGGGAGGTGAAGGCTTCTCCCAACGCTGACACCACCATCCTGTTCGTTAAAGGAGAAG ACTTCCCAGCCAACAACATCGTCAAGTTCTTGCTCGGCTTCACCAACAAAGGACCGGAGAACTTCGTTGTGGAATCTCTGGATGCTTCGTTCCGTTACCCACAG GATTACCAGTTCTACATCCAGAACTTCACAGCCCTCCAGCTCGGCACCTTGGTTCCTCCCAGCAGACAGGCAACCTTTGAGTACTCGTTCGTCCCAGCAGAACCGATGGGAGGCCGGCCGTTCGGACTCGTCATCAACCTGAACTACAAGGACAACAAC GGAAACGTTTTCCAGGACGCCGTCTTCAACCAGACCGTCACCATCACTGAGAGAGAAGATGGACTCGACGGAGAAAC CATCTTCATGTACGTCTTCCTCTCTGGCCTTGGGCTGCTCGTCGTCGTTGGACTTCACCAGCTGCTGGAGTCCAGAAAG AGGCGGCGCCCGGCTCCCAAGGTGGAAACAGGAACGTCGAGCCACAACGACGTGGATCTGAGCTGGATCCCTCAGGAAACGCTCAACCAGATCA TGCAGAGTCGCCGAG ACAAAGCTTCTCCAAGAAGATCTCCTCGCAAACGGAACCAGAAACGCTCGGCCGGCTCAGACGAGTGA
- the ssr1 gene encoding translocon-associated protein subunit alpha isoform X2, translated as MMKFLPKLLLLLLLAFPVTILIKGPGASAQDLTEDEEAEAADEDVVDDVTAEDEDDEAEVEDDENTELTEEKDEEEEALVGEVKASPNADTTILFVKGEDFPANNIVKFLLGFTNKGPENFVVESLDASFRYPQDYQFYIQNFTALQLGTLVPPSRQATFEYSFVPAEPMGGRPFGLVINLNYKDNNGNVFQDAVFNQTVTITEREDGLDGETIFMYVFLSGLGLLVVVGLHQLLESRKRRRPAPKVETGTSSHNDVDLSWIPQETLNQINKASPRRSPRKRNQKRSAGSDE; from the exons GACCGGGAGCGAGCGCCCAGGATCTGACCGAGGATGAGGAGGCTGAGGCTGCGGATGAAGATGTTGTTGACGATGTGACGGCTGAAGATGAGGATGACGAGGCGGAAGTAGAAGATGATGAGAACACAGAACTG ACGGAAGAaaaagatgaagaggaggaggcgTTGGTTGGGGAGGTGAAGGCTTCTCCCAACGCTGACACCACCATCCTGTTCGTTAAAGGAGAAG ACTTCCCAGCCAACAACATCGTCAAGTTCTTGCTCGGCTTCACCAACAAAGGACCGGAGAACTTCGTTGTGGAATCTCTGGATGCTTCGTTCCGTTACCCACAG GATTACCAGTTCTACATCCAGAACTTCACAGCCCTCCAGCTCGGCACCTTGGTTCCTCCCAGCAGACAGGCAACCTTTGAGTACTCGTTCGTCCCAGCAGAACCGATGGGAGGCCGGCCGTTCGGACTCGTCATCAACCTGAACTACAAGGACAACAAC GGAAACGTTTTCCAGGACGCCGTCTTCAACCAGACCGTCACCATCACTGAGAGAGAAGATGGACTCGACGGAGAAAC CATCTTCATGTACGTCTTCCTCTCTGGCCTTGGGCTGCTCGTCGTCGTTGGACTTCACCAGCTGCTGGAGTCCAGAAAG AGGCGGCGCCCGGCTCCCAAGGTGGAAACAGGAACGTCGAGCCACAACGACGTGGATCTGAGCTGGATCCCTCAGGAAACGCTCAACCAGATCA ACAAAGCTTCTCCAAGAAGATCTCCTCGCAAACGGAACCAGAAACGCTCGGCCGGCTCAGACGAGTGA